Proteins encoded within one genomic window of Tindallia magadiensis:
- a CDS encoding nitrogenase component 1 — protein MKTILTKLPPLAPDYSGASAAFYSLGGVIILNGADGCIGNVTGYDEPRFFEEPSHIFSSGLREIHAITGDEEVLLEKIRKAQIRENIQFIVILGTPTSAVIASDHESISKMVMAEKSIPVIPLNTTGIETYEKGSALAFETIAKNWASSEQPAQGAVNILGATPMDYWSLNQIMEIKEALESHGQRVNSIWGMDGQGLDSIKRSLNAQVNLVISISGLKAAKYLKQKYDMPYVVGVPVGKESTKALVDQLKNPSAPVERREEKNSIPPAGLIIGEQVWANAFRDYLEKEKAMSSLQVCSLFQMEKAYCREGDKQIDSEEELEMMAETHSYPVVVGDPFFQSIFTSDKTNFYSAPHLAVSSRISWGHDVLYTGLSPTVIADRKRNLG, from the coding sequence ATGAAAACAATACTAACCAAACTGCCCCCTCTGGCACCGGATTATTCTGGAGCCAGTGCCGCATTTTATTCCCTGGGAGGAGTGATTATTCTTAACGGAGCTGATGGCTGCATAGGAAATGTGACGGGCTACGACGAACCCCGCTTTTTTGAAGAACCTTCCCATATCTTCAGCTCAGGGTTGCGGGAAATCCATGCCATTACCGGGGACGAAGAGGTGTTGCTGGAAAAGATAAGAAAGGCACAGATCAGAGAAAACATCCAGTTTATTGTGATTTTAGGAACACCTACCTCAGCCGTAATTGCCAGTGATCACGAAAGCATTTCCAAAATGGTAATGGCCGAAAAATCCATCCCGGTAATTCCGCTGAATACCACCGGTATCGAAACCTATGAAAAAGGATCGGCACTGGCCTTTGAAACCATCGCTAAAAACTGGGCTTCCTCCGAACAACCAGCCCAGGGTGCGGTGAATATTCTGGGAGCAACGCCCATGGATTATTGGAGCCTTAATCAGATAATGGAAATCAAAGAAGCTTTGGAAAGTCATGGTCAACGGGTGAACAGCATTTGGGGCATGGATGGTCAGGGCTTAGATAGTATTAAAAGAAGCTTAAACGCACAGGTGAATTTAGTGATTTCGATTTCAGGGCTAAAGGCGGCAAAATACCTGAAACAGAAGTACGACATGCCCTATGTGGTAGGCGTTCCTGTAGGAAAAGAAAGCACGAAAGCCTTGGTCGATCAGCTGAAAAACCCTTCTGCTCCTGTAGAAAGAAGAGAAGAAAAAAACTCGATCCCACCGGCTGGTCTTATTATTGGGGAGCAGGTATGGGCCAACGCCTTTCGGGACTATCTGGAAAAAGAAAAAGCCATGTCATCGCTTCAGGTGTGTTCATTATTTCAGATGGAAAAAGCCTATTGCCGCGAAGGTGATAAACAGATTGACTCTGAAGAAGAACTAGAAATGATGGCGGAAACCCACTCCTATCCTGTGGTAGTGGGAGATCCGTTTTTTCAGTCGATTTTCACTTCAGATAAAACCAACTTTTACTCAGCTCCTCATTTAGCGGTTTCCAGCCGGATTTCCTGGGGACATGATGTCCTGTATACCGGTCTGAGCCCTACGGTAATAGCCGATAGAAAAAGAAACTTAGGCTAA
- a CDS encoding ABC transporter substrate-binding protein, with protein MKKRGITIFLILMALVLITGCGSTGSNSENQAGTESISQSEQAEEASNEKEETSGRIIIDQLGREVEIPEEIHRVVTDRILPFPSVYFLATGRDEDIVGMHPASKSAYEHSMLSVLAPGMQAAETGFASGEEINIEELLMLDPDLVFIRAESGMEELYAEAGIRTVAIGTTGIADGDVMKTINSWIEILGEIYDLEDRAQEIIEYGLQVEAEITEKVEGLEEKPRAMMLFNHIDGQPVVSGSNFFGNYWLTTTGAIDVAEDDVNGRSPVEMEQIYTWNPEIIYITNFTELQPEDFYQNKIEGQDWSQIEAVKNERVYKIPMGIYRWFPPSGDAPLMLQWLAQHNHPEIFDYVIEEEIRNYYAAYYDYELSEEEISVILNPVREGAGGAGGR; from the coding sequence ATGAAAAAAAGAGGGATCACTATATTTTTGATACTAATGGCCTTGGTGCTGATCACCGGTTGTGGCAGTACGGGGAGCAATAGCGAAAATCAGGCAGGTACAGAATCTATTTCTCAGAGCGAGCAGGCTGAAGAAGCCTCAAATGAAAAGGAAGAAACTTCTGGGAGAATCATTATTGACCAGTTAGGAAGAGAAGTAGAAATTCCGGAAGAAATTCATCGGGTGGTAACGGATCGGATTTTGCCTTTTCCCTCCGTTTATTTTCTGGCAACAGGGAGAGATGAAGACATTGTAGGCATGCATCCAGCGTCAAAAAGTGCTTACGAACACTCCATGTTGTCGGTATTGGCACCAGGCATGCAGGCGGCTGAAACCGGTTTTGCCAGCGGTGAAGAAATCAATATAGAAGAGCTCTTGATGCTGGATCCGGATCTGGTATTTATTCGGGCAGAATCTGGCATGGAAGAACTATATGCAGAAGCGGGTATTCGAACAGTGGCCATTGGTACTACCGGCATTGCCGACGGTGACGTGATGAAAACCATCAACAGCTGGATTGAAATATTAGGCGAAATCTACGACCTGGAAGACCGGGCCCAGGAAATCATTGAATATGGGCTGCAGGTTGAAGCGGAAATTACCGAAAAAGTGGAAGGTCTGGAAGAGAAGCCACGAGCCATGATGTTGTTTAATCATATCGATGGGCAGCCAGTGGTTTCCGGATCCAACTTCTTTGGAAATTACTGGCTAACTACCACCGGAGCCATTGATGTAGCTGAAGATGATGTGAATGGCCGATCACCGGTGGAAATGGAACAGATTTACACCTGGAATCCGGAAATTATTTATATCACCAATTTCACGGAACTACAGCCGGAAGATTTTTATCAAAACAAGATAGAAGGACAGGACTGGAGCCAGATCGAAGCCGTGAAAAACGAAAGAGTGTATAAAATCCCCATGGGCATTTACCGGTGGTTCCCCCCTTCCGGCGATGCACCTCTGATGCTGCAATGGTTAGCTCAGCATAACCATCCTGAAATATTCGATTATGTCATCGAAGAGGAAATCAGAAACTATTACGCCGCTTATTATGATTATGAGTTATCAGAAGAAGAAATAAGCGTTATTCTAAATCCGGTACGAGAAGGTGCCGGTGGAGCTGGAGGACGGTAA
- a CDS encoding PAS domain-containing protein: MKISKRKWALIIFGIIGIVGLAESFLKTSGTTFLLLVLLVASLVLSFLFIEHLANRETLRREREKVEEELKQANLVVENSPAILIRWKNMPNYPIFMVSANINQFGYSQEELVSGDLTHADIVHPEDLERMNHEIESYTSNYIDRYHQQYRIITKTGEVRWIDDLTRVIRDRDRKILEYQGILLDITDRKKAEEALRESEARLKSIIAVSNTGAWEYHHDTGHVWCSDEYFTMLGRDPDKYDTNGSANISESWLALLHPDDQEAASAHFFEYLKGGSAGMYENHFRMRHRNGTWVWIWSRGQTVKHTDGSLSHMTIGTHINITKIKEMEFSLYKEKEQFKTTLISIGDGVISTDIRGNVKVMNKVSEQLTGWTQEEAIDKPIETIFSVLDEVTREPFENPVREVLETGKIVELTNHPILLSKEGIERPIEDSAAPIKDENGETTGVVLVFRDFTEKKKSQKEIEYLSFHDHLTGLYNRRFFETEMKRLDTERNLPITILLGDVNGLKLINDSFGHGVGDELIVKAANTLKESIRGEDILARIGGDEYALLLPKTDAAETEELVRRVKGKLKKKPLREIEVSVSFGWETKHHATESLTKVFKKAEDKMYKQKLFEGPSMRGNVIHNIITTINEKRPEEKNHSEKVASLCVAMGKALGMDGYDLEKLKMLGLFHDIGKIAISDSLLSKREALTEMEYNEICRHAEIGYRILSTVNDMAEIAEYVLHHHERWDGKGYPKGLKGEEIPLPSRICFIADAYDMISNGRNQRSAKSPEDATEELKKNAGTQFDPELVTVFLEQVLPKYRS, from the coding sequence ATGAAGATCTCAAAAAGAAAATGGGCTTTGATTATCTTTGGAATTATCGGAATTGTGGGACTTGCAGAGTCTTTTCTCAAGACTTCAGGAACGACTTTCCTACTACTGGTATTGCTAGTAGCAAGTCTGGTACTTTCCTTCCTATTCATAGAACATCTGGCAAACAGGGAGACGCTTCGTCGTGAACGGGAAAAAGTGGAGGAAGAACTAAAACAAGCGAATCTGGTGGTTGAAAACAGTCCAGCCATACTGATTCGATGGAAAAACATGCCGAACTACCCTATTTTTATGGTCTCCGCCAATATCAACCAATTTGGCTATTCTCAGGAAGAATTGGTATCCGGTGACCTTACCCATGCCGATATTGTTCACCCTGAGGATTTAGAGCGGATGAATCATGAAATAGAAAGCTATACCTCCAATTATATTGACCGCTATCATCAACAGTATCGTATCATCACCAAAACAGGAGAAGTGCGGTGGATTGACGACCTTACAAGGGTGATTCGGGATAGAGATAGAAAAATATTAGAATATCAAGGGATTTTGCTCGATATAACCGATCGAAAAAAAGCGGAAGAAGCACTTCGTGAAAGTGAGGCTCGTCTTAAATCGATTATCGCCGTTTCCAATACCGGAGCCTGGGAATATCATCATGATACAGGGCATGTGTGGTGCAGTGACGAATACTTTACTATGTTAGGAAGAGATCCGGATAAATACGATACAAACGGTTCTGCCAATATATCTGAAAGCTGGCTTGCTCTGCTTCATCCCGATGATCAGGAGGCGGCATCTGCCCATTTTTTTGAATACCTGAAAGGCGGCTCCGCAGGCATGTATGAAAATCATTTTCGAATGAGGCATCGCAACGGAACTTGGGTATGGATCTGGTCCAGAGGGCAGACGGTTAAGCATACGGACGGAAGCTTGTCCCATATGACCATAGGTACTCATATTAATATCACCAAGATAAAAGAAATGGAGTTCTCCTTGTATAAGGAGAAGGAACAGTTTAAGACCACACTGATTTCTATTGGTGATGGCGTTATTTCCACGGATATCAGAGGTAATGTTAAAGTGATGAACAAGGTTTCTGAGCAACTTACCGGTTGGACACAGGAAGAGGCGATAGATAAGCCGATAGAAACCATTTTTTCTGTCCTGGATGAAGTTACCCGAGAACCATTTGAAAACCCAGTAAGAGAAGTGTTGGAAACAGGCAAAATTGTCGAACTTACGAACCATCCCATTTTGCTTTCGAAAGAAGGTATCGAAAGGCCTATCGAAGATAGTGCAGCTCCCATTAAAGATGAAAATGGTGAGACGACCGGTGTTGTGTTGGTTTTTAGAGATTTTACGGAAAAGAAAAAAAGCCAAAAGGAAATTGAATACCTAAGTTTTCATGATCACCTAACAGGTTTATATAACCGAAGGTTTTTTGAGACAGAGATGAAACGACTTGATACAGAGAGAAACCTACCGATTACCATTCTTTTAGGTGATGTTAATGGATTGAAACTGATCAACGACTCCTTTGGACATGGCGTTGGGGATGAACTTATTGTAAAAGCAGCCAACACCCTGAAGGAATCGATCCGAGGGGAAGATATTCTTGCACGAATTGGAGGCGACGAATATGCACTGTTATTGCCTAAAACCGATGCTGCAGAGACAGAAGAGTTAGTGAGACGAGTAAAAGGAAAACTTAAGAAAAAGCCCTTACGAGAGATCGAAGTATCTGTCTCCTTTGGTTGGGAGACAAAGCATCATGCTACGGAATCTTTGACAAAAGTATTTAAGAAAGCCGAAGATAAAATGTATAAACAAAAGCTGTTTGAAGGGCCAAGTATGAGAGGGAATGTCATTCATAATATTATTACAACGATCAACGAAAAAAGGCCGGAAGAGAAAAATCATTCTGAAAAGGTCGCCAGCTTATGCGTAGCAATGGGAAAAGCCTTGGGGATGGATGGCTACGACCTGGAGAAGCTGAAAATGTTAGGTCTCTTTCATGATATTGGTAAAATTGCCATTTCAGATTCTCTGCTAAGTAAACGAGAAGCGCTGACGGAGATGGAATATAATGAAATCTGCCGGCATGCTGAAATTGGGTACCGCATTTTAAGCACCGTAAATGACATGGCAGAAATAGCCGAATATGTGCTGCATCACCATGAGCGATGGGATGGAAAAGGATATCCAAAGGGGCTTAAAGGCGAGGAGATTCCATTGCCATCCAGAATTTGTTTTATTGCCGATGCCTATGATATGATCAGCAATGGCAGAAATCAGCGTTCGGCAAAGTCGCCGGAGGATGCGACAGAAGAGCTGAAAAAGAATGCAGGGACACAATTTGACCCTGAATTGGTCACTGTATTCTTAGAGCAGGTTTTGCCAAAATATCGAAGCTGA
- a CDS encoding sensor domain-containing diguanylate cyclase produces the protein MQKKFYLMMALLISTILMLIVYNVTLVRNEIIENRYNTLVNDLRGDATAFGLWIHQKKNMINTAKDIYQNFSYEELMDQKTENPYFNINKEDPSISQIYIGLEDGNFLTGGRWVPPEDYDPRSRTWYQEAYKADKTIVSNIYTDRETGEMLVTVSSPFYLEDQLVGVLSADVFLESIRNFLVAEIEQRNSYSYLIDEDGTIVIHTRQPELEGQNIHMIQNAPALTEYFEKAKKTGSLVRMSYEYEAEQIIGIVQKAEGRNWYLVVARVDETALMDAHLTHQWMFLINGIMLLSILMLIYMISKTRAELHNMNELLTKENEKDFLTGIYNRRYLNLYLESLWKREDINQVSILILDVDFFKKYNDFYGHIMGDDVLKKITQCIDDTVREKDVFARFGGEEFALVLENVHESKVKKIAQKIIDTVYRLNIEHETSPFERITISIGAVTVQPSHTLSVREAIDYADEALYDAKEAGRNRVAVYAE, from the coding sequence ATGCAAAAGAAATTTTACTTGATGATGGCCTTATTAATCAGCACTATTCTGATGCTGATTGTTTACAATGTCACTCTGGTCCGTAATGAGATCATAGAAAATCGGTATAATACATTGGTGAATGACTTAAGAGGCGATGCAACTGCTTTCGGTCTATGGATTCATCAAAAAAAGAATATGATTAACACGGCAAAAGATATTTACCAGAATTTTTCTTATGAAGAACTGATGGATCAAAAGACAGAAAATCCATATTTCAATATTAATAAGGAAGATCCAAGCATTTCGCAAATCTATATCGGCTTAGAGGATGGAAACTTTCTAACAGGAGGGAGATGGGTACCACCTGAGGATTATGATCCACGGAGCAGAACCTGGTATCAGGAAGCTTATAAAGCAGATAAAACTATTGTTTCAAATATTTATACTGATCGAGAAACAGGAGAAATGCTTGTAACCGTGAGTTCGCCTTTTTATCTGGAAGATCAGTTAGTAGGCGTGCTTTCGGCGGATGTTTTTTTAGAAAGCATCCGAAACTTTTTAGTGGCGGAAATAGAACAAAGAAACAGTTATTCCTATTTGATTGATGAAGATGGAACCATTGTGATCCATACCCGACAACCTGAATTGGAAGGGCAAAACATTCATATGATTCAAAACGCTCCTGCCCTGACCGAATACTTTGAAAAAGCTAAAAAAACCGGAAGTCTTGTCAGAATGTCCTACGAATATGAGGCAGAACAGATTATCGGTATTGTGCAGAAAGCCGAGGGCCGAAACTGGTATTTAGTAGTGGCAAGAGTAGACGAAACGGCTTTAATGGATGCGCACCTGACTCATCAGTGGATGTTTCTGATTAATGGGATTATGTTGCTGAGCATTCTTATGTTGATCTACATGATCTCCAAAACGAGAGCAGAATTACATAACATGAATGAGTTACTAACGAAAGAAAATGAAAAGGACTTTCTGACCGGCATTTATAACAGAAGATATCTGAACTTGTACTTGGAAAGTTTATGGAAAAGGGAAGATATAAATCAGGTAAGTATATTGATTCTGGACGTAGATTTTTTCAAAAAATACAACGACTTTTACGGTCATATTATGGGAGATGATGTATTAAAAAAGATCACCCAATGCATCGATGACACGGTACGAGAAAAAGACGTTTTTGCACGTTTTGGGGGAGAGGAATTTGCCTTAGTGCTGGAAAATGTCCATGAATCAAAGGTGAAAAAAATCGCCCAAAAAATAATCGATACGGTGTATCGATTAAACATTGAACATGAGACATCACCTTTTGAACGAATTACCATTAGTATTGGTGCGGTTACAGTGCAACCCAGCCATACACTAAGTGTCAGAGAAGCGATAGATTATGCTGATGAGGCGCTTTACGACGCAAAGGAAGCAGGAAGAAACCGGGTAGCCGTTTATGCTGAATGA
- a CDS encoding HD domain-containing phosphohydrolase, whose product MKKHFLIILWILLYVSISSSSYAQPNVQVSLTSEEEQYLKELGRITMVVDPDWVPFEKVDDEGNFTGIAADLVQLVEERLGIEMEIIPTADWPETLAYSRDGKALIIPFLNQTPEREEWLVFTEPLLVDSNVIITREEHPFVTDLKDFPDRVLVLPEGTSIEERIREDYPTLEILTTERENEVFEMIKQREADMTIRSLIISAYTIRKEGYFNLKIAGQVPEYTNYLRMGVLKSEPMLRDILNKGIATITPQEREAIINRHVNIEMKEIVTYTHLWRFLLPGILIILTLLFVNYRQKQYNAKIDAIKNTLQERDGRYAQALQHSRSFVWEVDLTGMHTYISASIKEVLGYDQEEVVGKMYFYDFLLPEEQKNLKNPVFQSIQFGEEIRNLEVNQVHKNGRVLCTLSNGVPVLDDAGNITGFRGTDIDITKLKKTEEEIRYLSYYDQLTGLYNRRFYEESLQRLDNRRNLPISLIMIDVNGLKLMNDAFGHRAGDELLKKTGFLLKQESRANDIAARIGGDEFMLVLPGTKTEEAELVLRRIQDRVQHEQVKEIDISLSIGLATKTHESDCIQDVFKRAEDIMYSQKRTESLAMRHRTLKKIIHNLFEKSPLEKEHAENVRQMVVKLGKALGMDDVDLEHLEIAAYHHDLGKAAIDASILNKPGALSDKEWIEIRRHPEIGYQLLRSIDQYGSIAHDVLYHHEWWDGSGYPNGIKGKEIPLTSRMLAVVAAYDAMTSERPYHRALDKNEAVDTLKNHAGTQFDPTMVSLFIEKILHQQDFLQQDF is encoded by the coding sequence ATGAAAAAGCATTTTCTTATAATCCTTTGGATTCTCCTCTATGTTTCCATTTCTTCGTCAAGCTATGCCCAGCCTAATGTTCAAGTCTCTCTAACCTCCGAGGAAGAACAATACCTAAAGGAATTAGGAAGGATTACCATGGTCGTAGATCCAGACTGGGTTCCTTTTGAAAAAGTAGACGATGAAGGAAATTTCACCGGCATTGCCGCTGATTTAGTCCAACTAGTTGAAGAACGTTTAGGCATTGAAATGGAAATTATTCCAACCGCCGACTGGCCTGAAACCTTAGCCTATTCCAGGGACGGAAAAGCTTTAATTATCCCTTTCTTAAACCAAACGCCGGAACGAGAAGAATGGTTGGTTTTTACAGAGCCTTTGCTGGTAGACTCCAATGTAATTATTACGCGGGAAGAGCATCCTTTCGTTACCGATTTAAAGGATTTTCCCGATAGAGTTCTGGTTCTTCCAGAAGGTACCTCTATTGAAGAAAGAATCCGAGAGGATTACCCTACCTTAGAAATTCTTACCACCGAGCGGGAAAATGAGGTTTTTGAAATGATCAAACAGCGAGAAGCGGATATGACCATCCGCTCCCTGATTATTTCTGCTTATACTATTCGAAAAGAAGGATACTTTAACTTGAAAATTGCCGGACAAGTTCCTGAGTACACCAACTATTTACGAATGGGTGTCTTAAAAAGCGAGCCGATGCTACGAGATATCCTGAACAAAGGCATTGCTACCATTACTCCTCAGGAACGAGAAGCCATTATTAACCGTCATGTTAACATTGAGATGAAAGAAATAGTCACCTATACTCACCTATGGAGATTTCTTTTACCAGGAATCCTAATCATTCTTACATTGCTGTTTGTGAATTATCGTCAAAAACAGTATAATGCAAAAATTGATGCCATCAAAAATACGTTGCAGGAAAGAGATGGCCGGTATGCTCAGGCATTGCAGCATAGTCGTAGTTTTGTCTGGGAAGTGGATTTAACTGGCATGCATACCTATATAAGCGCATCCATCAAGGAAGTATTAGGTTATGATCAAGAGGAAGTTGTCGGAAAGATGTATTTTTATGATTTTCTTTTGCCGGAAGAACAAAAAAATCTCAAAAACCCGGTCTTTCAATCCATTCAATTTGGCGAAGAAATACGTAACCTTGAAGTAAACCAAGTCCATAAAAATGGTCGTGTCCTTTGCACCCTAAGTAATGGAGTTCCTGTTCTGGACGACGCTGGTAATATCACCGGCTTCCGAGGAACGGATATTGATATTACAAAGCTAAAAAAAACAGAGGAAGAAATTCGATACCTCAGCTACTACGATCAGCTGACAGGGCTATACAATCGCCGATTTTATGAGGAGTCTCTGCAACGACTTGATAATCGGAGAAACCTCCCCATCAGCTTGATCATGATTGACGTAAATGGCTTAAAACTTATGAATGATGCTTTTGGTCATAGAGCAGGGGATGAGTTGCTTAAAAAAACAGGATTCTTGCTAAAGCAGGAGTCTCGAGCTAACGATATTGCCGCTAGAATCGGAGGAGATGAGTTTATGCTTGTTCTTCCAGGTACAAAGACAGAAGAAGCCGAACTAGTCCTTCGCCGTATTCAGGATCGTGTCCAGCATGAACAAGTAAAAGAAATCGATATCTCTCTTTCTATTGGCTTGGCCACTAAAACCCATGAATCCGATTGCATTCAGGATGTTTTTAAGCGAGCAGAAGATATCATGTACTCTCAGAAACGTACAGAAAGTCTTGCTATGCGCCATCGCACACTTAAGAAAATCATCCATAATCTTTTTGAGAAAAGCCCTTTGGAGAAAGAACATGCGGAAAATGTTCGTCAAATGGTTGTAAAACTGGGCAAAGCATTGGGAATGGATGATGTGGATTTGGAACATTTAGAAATTGCTGCTTATCACCATGATCTGGGAAAAGCGGCCATCGATGCTTCTATTCTAAACAAGCCCGGTGCTTTATCTGATAAAGAATGGATTGAAATACGACGTCATCCAGAAATAGGGTATCAACTCCTGCGATCCATTGATCAATACGGCTCCATCGCCCATGATGTCCTCTACCATCATGAATGGTGGGATGGCAGCGGCTATCCTAACGGTATCAAGGGAAAGGAAATTCCCCTTACTTCAAGAATGCTTGCCGTTGTCGCCGCTTACGATGCCATGACATCCGAGAGACCTTATCACAGAGCATTAGACAAAAATGAAGCGGTGGATACATTAAAAAACCATGCCGGTACACAGTTTGACCCCACCATGGTTTCTTTATTTATTGAAAAAATTCTTCATCAGCAAGATTTTCTTCAACAGGATTTTTAG
- a CDS encoding diguanylate cyclase, translating into MTEMDNSNHYSILVDHDGRIVIHTSRPDLEGKNIYKDFDSSLFEKYFEQVKEAEDIVRMAYEFEGNPVIGIFQKVDGRNWYLSVASIDDSHLLSVYLKHERILWANGVMLLIILILMVMIIKIRAELHSMNKLLTRENEKDFLTGIYNRRYLNLYLESLWNQKKVNQVSLFILDVDFFKKYNDHYGHLLGDEVLKRLTGCINESVRKSDVLARFGGEEFALVLEGVEVSETKRIAEQIIDAVYQLGIEHETSPFKRVTISIGVVIVQPNQLLSVREAVDYADEALYEAKKSGRNKVVLDDRVHKG; encoded by the coding sequence ATGACAGAGATGGACAACAGCAATCATTACTCTATTTTAGTGGACCATGACGGGAGGATTGTGATCCATACTTCTCGACCTGATTTGGAGGGAAAGAATATTTACAAGGATTTCGATTCATCTCTATTCGAAAAGTATTTTGAGCAGGTCAAAGAAGCAGAAGATATTGTGAGAATGGCCTATGAATTCGAAGGCAATCCTGTTATTGGTATCTTTCAAAAAGTAGATGGGAGAAATTGGTATTTATCAGTTGCCAGCATTGACGATTCTCACTTACTGAGTGTGTATCTGAAACATGAACGAATTTTATGGGCTAATGGTGTGATGTTACTGATTATCCTTATTTTAATGGTGATGATCATTAAAATAAGAGCCGAGTTACATAGCATGAACAAGCTACTAACCAGAGAAAATGAAAAAGATTTTCTGACCGGTATTTATAACAGAAGGTATTTGAATTTATACCTGGAGAGCTTGTGGAATCAAAAAAAGGTAAATCAGGTAAGTTTGTTTATTTTGGATGTGGATTTTTTTAAGAAGTATAATGATCATTATGGTCATCTTTTAGGGGATGAAGTCTTAAAAAGACTTACTGGATGCATTAATGAATCGGTAAGGAAAAGTGATGTTTTAGCACGATTTGGTGGAGAAGAATTTGCTTTGGTATTGGAAGGGGTAGAAGTTTCGGAGACGAAACGTATTGCTGAGCAAATTATTGATGCGGTGTATCAGTTAGGTATTGAACATGAAACATCACCTTTTAAGAGAGTGACGATTAGTATAGGGGTGGTTATCGTTCAGCCCAACCAGCTTTTGAGTGTCAGGGAGGCCGTTGATTATGCGGACGAAGCTCTTTACGAAGCGAAAAAATCTGGGAGAAATAAGGTAGTGCTGGATGATCGAGTTCATAAGGGATAG
- a CDS encoding ABC transporter substrate-binding protein, translating to MKKKWLSLLLMVGILFFIGCGKEEVQTDSKEIITDYQPVTIQNFNRTLSITEVPERIVSMNVHTTEILFTLGLGDRIVGTAFNNAEILPEFKEDFDRIPVLAERYPSMEVLLGAEPDFVYGRDSAFGANGTASVSEMETYGIHAYAVKGTLVNGATMDDVYEDFLNLGRIFDVEEKAIAIVSEMQQEMEGIQQQLGEIEKPVKVLVFDMGGDTVFTAGQSLQTTLIEMAGGKNIFDDIANNWGSVSWEEVVDRNPEVIVINDYGDETAEEKIDELLTNPFMQEVDAVKNQRFVVLPLPSVFEGPRNVDALRILAEGFYPEQF from the coding sequence ATGAAGAAAAAGTGGTTGTCTCTGTTATTAATGGTGGGAATTCTGTTTTTTATAGGGTGCGGAAAAGAGGAAGTTCAAACGGACTCCAAAGAAATAATAACGGATTATCAGCCGGTGACGATTCAAAATTTTAACAGAACCTTAAGCATTACCGAAGTGCCAGAACGAATTGTCAGTATGAATGTTCATACAACCGAAATACTGTTTACGTTAGGCTTGGGAGACCGTATTGTAGGAACGGCTTTTAACAACGCTGAAATCCTGCCGGAATTCAAGGAAGATTTTGACCGTATCCCTGTTTTAGCTGAAAGATACCCCTCTATGGAAGTTTTGCTGGGCGCTGAGCCAGACTTTGTATATGGACGTGACAGTGCCTTTGGTGCAAATGGAACAGCTTCTGTGAGCGAAATGGAGACCTATGGAATTCACGCCTATGCGGTAAAAGGAACCTTGGTAAATGGAGCAACAATGGATGATGTCTATGAAGACTTTCTAAATCTGGGTAGGATTTTTGATGTGGAAGAAAAAGCAATTGCCATTGTAAGTGAGATGCAACAGGAGATGGAAGGGATTCAGCAACAATTGGGAGAAATCGAAAAACCGGTGAAAGTCCTTGTTTTTGATATGGGTGGAGACACGGTGTTTACGGCAGGACAATCCCTGCAAACAACCCTGATTGAAATGGCTGGTGGTAAAAATATTTTTGATGACATTGCCAATAACTGGGGAAGTGTTAGTTGGGAAGAAGTCGTAGACCGTAATCCGGAAGTTATTGTGATCAATGATTATGGAGATGAAACAGCCGAAGAGAAAATCGATGAACTGCTCACCAATCCCTTTATGCAGGAGGTGGACGCTGTAAAAAACCAACGTTTTGTCGTCCTGCCACTACCTAGTGTTTTTGAGGGTCCGCGCAATGTAGATGCCCTTCGGATATTAGCTGAAGGTTTCTATCCAGAACAGTTTTAA